In a genomic window of Nostoc sp. UHCC 0870:
- a CDS encoding ABC transporter permease, whose translation MGRYWKVLRLFWATAIAAELEYRVNFLIATLSSLGNLGGSLFGLFLFYRTGYTFTGWSWDAALIVLGIFTLLQGFSASFLAANLNRIVRHVQEGTLDFILLKPIRSQFWLSTYTLSPWGVPDLIFGGITIGYAGQRLGLRLENYLLSLLPLFCSLVILYSLWFMLGATSIWFVKIYNVTEVLRGLVEAGRYPMLAYPATYRFFFTFIVPVAFLTTVPAEVMLGRVQIHWLIGAVFLAAALFWISTKFWRFALRFYTSASS comes from the coding sequence ATGGGAAGATATTGGAAAGTTCTGAGACTATTTTGGGCAACTGCGATCGCCGCAGAGTTAGAATATCGAGTTAACTTCTTAATCGCTACCCTCAGTAGCTTAGGCAATTTGGGCGGCAGTTTGTTTGGGCTATTCTTGTTTTATCGCACTGGCTATACTTTTACTGGCTGGTCATGGGATGCTGCTTTGATAGTTCTCGGAATCTTCACTTTGCTGCAAGGCTTTTCTGCTAGCTTTCTTGCAGCTAACCTCAATCGCATCGTCCGTCATGTCCAAGAAGGAACTTTAGACTTTATATTACTTAAACCTATTCGCAGTCAGTTCTGGCTTTCCACCTATACACTATCCCCTTGGGGAGTTCCAGACTTAATTTTTGGCGGAATCACTATTGGTTACGCAGGTCAACGCCTAGGTTTGAGATTAGAAAACTATCTCCTCAGTTTACTACCCTTATTTTGCAGTTTGGTAATTCTCTATAGCCTCTGGTTTATGTTGGGTGCTACTAGTATTTGGTTTGTAAAAATCTACAACGTTACTGAGGTATTACGGGGTTTAGTAGAAGCTGGCAGATATCCAATGCTAGCCTACCCCGCGACTTACCGCTTTTTCTTCACCTTTATAGTTCCAGTAGCATTTTTAACCACAGTTCCAGCAGAAGTGATGTTAGGACGGGTGCAAATTCACTGGTTGATAGGTGCGGTATTTTTAGCCGCCGCTTTGTTTTGGATATCTACCAAGTTCTGGCGGTTTGCGTTACGCTTCTATACTAGTGCTTCAAGTTAA
- a CDS encoding transposase family protein, which yields MNLIEAIQGVPDYRHARGIRHKLWIILTIVLLGSCTGYWGYKPLAEFTKNHRSILITMMKIYMAERLLVKSKSIQFHLSHYLIGLVLKV from the coding sequence ATGAATTTAATCGAAGCAATCCAAGGTGTTCCCGATTATCGACATGCCAGAGGTATTAGACATAAACTTTGGATAATACTAACTATAGTTTTGTTAGGTAGTTGTACAGGATATTGGGGGTATAAACCTTTGGCTGAGTTCACAAAAAATCATCGATCGATACTAATTACCATGATGAAAATTTACATGGCCGAAAGACTACTCGTCAAGTCAAAGTCTATCCAATTCCATTTGAGTCACTACCTGATTGGGTTGGTGCTAAAAGTTTAA
- a CDS encoding exopolysaccharide biosynthesis protein, protein MAKLSNELQRYFFEETRPQNVNLADILLLAGERIFGFLLVILSLPSALPIPAPGYSVPFGILIFILAIQMIIGAKTPWLPPKMMNHPIKLETVQGFLKAGIPWLRRIEAIARPRLSYICTTLAGRVTIGIAIAIMAISMMIPIPGTNTLPAMGIFVTGFGLLEDDGAISLGGLVLCLMGLILTTSILMALAWGGSSLLDIIKTWLGR, encoded by the coding sequence ATGGCTAAACTCTCCAACGAATTACAACGTTATTTTTTTGAAGAAACCAGACCACAAAATGTAAATTTAGCAGATATTTTACTGCTGGCTGGAGAAAGAATTTTTGGGTTTCTATTGGTTATATTGTCTTTACCGTCAGCTTTACCCATACCAGCACCAGGATACTCAGTTCCTTTTGGTATTTTGATTTTTATTTTAGCTATACAGATGATTATTGGTGCTAAAACCCCTTGGCTACCGCCAAAAATGATGAATCATCCCATCAAACTGGAAACAGTCCAGGGGTTTTTGAAAGCGGGTATTCCTTGGTTGCGGAGAATTGAAGCGATCGCCCGTCCGAGGTTATCTTATATTTGTACTACCTTAGCTGGGAGAGTCACCATTGGGATTGCGATCGCTATAATGGCTATTTCGATGATGATTCCCATCCCCGGCACTAACACCTTACCAGCAATGGGTATTTTCGTGACTGGTTTTGGCTTATTAGAAGACGATGGTGCAATCAGTTTAGGGGGTTTAGTGCTGTGTTTAATGGGACTAATTTTAACTACTTCTATTCTGATGGCCTTAGCTTGGGGTGGTTCTAGTCTCCTAGATATTATCAAGACTTGGTTAGGACGGTAG
- a CDS encoding RDD family protein — protein MTIERVPQQHYPKAEINRRSMALGLDFLVVWLVSSLLGSNQGSIQFIQILVFIFGWLILRVLVVFNNKGQSLGRWAFDLKVLEVEDGQVVGRIPQLLALFKREAIICFGAILVSVALGNISANPTAILLVIPLAIDCGAAISDTQMRQALHDRYAGTFIVSSRRGYSLDLKIKRLVGTLRRNVRR, from the coding sequence ATGACTATCGAACGAGTTCCTCAACAACACTATCCCAAAGCTGAGATTAATCGGCGCAGTATGGCTTTGGGATTGGATTTTCTCGTCGTCTGGCTAGTCAGTTCTCTATTGGGAAGTAATCAAGGGAGTATTCAATTCATCCAAATTCTAGTGTTTATCTTTGGTTGGCTGATTTTGCGGGTGCTAGTGGTATTCAACAACAAAGGGCAAAGTTTAGGGCGGTGGGCGTTTGACTTAAAAGTGCTAGAAGTAGAAGACGGACAAGTCGTCGGCAGAATTCCCCAGTTACTAGCACTATTTAAAAGAGAAGCTATAATTTGCTTTGGGGCAATTTTGGTATCTGTTGCCTTGGGCAATATTAGTGCCAATCCCACTGCTATACTGCTAGTGATTCCCCTAGCTATTGACTGTGGTGCAGCGATATCTGATACTCAGATGCGCCAAGCATTGCACGACCGTTATGCTGGAACTTTCATTGTTTCGTCGCGTCGGGGCTATTCGTTAGACTTAAAAATTAAACGATTAGTTGGAACTTTGCGCCGAAATGTGAGAAGATAG
- a CDS encoding M48 family metallopeptidase, protein MSVLKSSLIGLKADSFRHPLDLEATKTLKQIPGLDMIVRNLLGPMAEQVFYVENIASSVLVGEQQLPELHKLLLEACKILDIEPPQLYVRQHPAPNAYTFAMRGKQPFIMLHTSLVDMLTPEEIQAVIAHELGHLKCDHSVYLTPVNLLVLAAGILPNVGAFIAQTIQTQLLEWVRCAEFTCDRAALLATQDPKVVMSVLMKLAGGSPTLAPKLNLDAFIDQARAYDDISKTELGEMVKLARTAELTHPVPVLRAREIDRWASSQEYQSLLQTHGQKYTSEVAPKGGWRNW, encoded by the coding sequence ATGTCTGTGCTTAAATCCTCGCTCATCGGTTTAAAAGCTGACTCGTTTCGTCATCCATTAGACTTGGAAGCAACCAAAACTCTGAAGCAAATACCAGGTTTGGATATGATAGTCAGAAATTTGCTAGGGCCAATGGCAGAGCAAGTTTTTTATGTAGAAAATATTGCTTCTAGTGTTTTGGTAGGTGAACAACAACTACCGGAGTTACACAAACTCTTATTAGAAGCCTGCAAGATTTTAGATATTGAACCGCCTCAATTATATGTGCGGCAACACCCTGCACCTAATGCTTATACCTTTGCTATGCGAGGGAAGCAACCGTTTATTATGTTGCACACTTCTTTGGTTGATATGCTGACTCCAGAGGAAATTCAGGCGGTAATTGCCCACGAGTTAGGACATCTCAAGTGTGACCATAGCGTTTATTTAACACCGGTTAATTTATTAGTATTAGCGGCAGGAATATTACCTAATGTTGGGGCTTTTATTGCCCAAACTATCCAAACACAACTTTTAGAATGGGTACGCTGTGCTGAGTTTACCTGCGATCGCGCCGCATTGCTAGCCACCCAAGACCCCAAAGTGGTGATGTCCGTGTTAATGAAATTAGCCGGTGGTTCACCCACCCTCGCCCCAAAACTCAATCTTGATGCTTTTATTGACCAAGCTCGTGCTTACGATGATATTAGTAAAACCGAACTTGGGGAAATGGTCAAACTAGCTCGTACAGCCGAATTGACCCACCCTGTACCAGTCCTGAGAGCCAGAGAGATTGACCGTTGGGCAAGTAGTCAAGAATACCAGTCTCTATTACAAACTCACGGGCAAAAATACACCAGCGAGGTAGCACCCAAAGGTGGCTGGCGTAACTGGTGA
- a CDS encoding alpha-hydroxy acid oxidase, whose product MTAASNPINLFEYEQLAKTHLSKMAFDYYSSGAWDEITLRDNQAAFERVKLRPRMLVDVSQISLNTTILGQSLEFPLLIAPMAFQCLAHPDGELATAMAAASAGVGMVLSTMSTKSLEAVADIGAKFPHALQWFQLYIHKDRGLTRALVERAYAAGYKALCLTVDAPVLGQRERDRRNEFALPPGLHLANLADISGLDIPYEQGESGLFTYFAQQLDPSLTWRDLEWLQSLSPLPLVLKGILREDDAVRAVEYGAKAIVVSNHGGRQLDGAIASLDALAEIVTAVDGQVEVLLDGGIRRGTDILKALAIGAKAVLIGRPVLWGLALAGQAGVSHLISLLQDELEVAMSLSGVAQLQDIDSTLVIGDRKKYN is encoded by the coding sequence TTGACAGCTGCCTCAAATCCCATCAACTTATTTGAATATGAACAGTTAGCAAAAACCCATCTGTCAAAGATGGCATTTGACTATTACAGCAGTGGCGCGTGGGATGAAATCACATTGAGAGATAATCAGGCTGCGTTTGAGCGAGTCAAACTGCGTCCGAGGATGTTAGTAGATGTTAGCCAAATCAGCCTGAATACCACAATCTTAGGACAGTCTCTAGAATTTCCTCTGTTAATTGCACCGATGGCTTTTCAATGTCTGGCTCATCCAGATGGTGAACTAGCTACCGCAATGGCTGCTGCATCTGCTGGGGTGGGGATGGTATTAAGTACAATGTCCACTAAAAGTTTAGAAGCAGTCGCCGATATAGGGGCTAAATTTCCCCATGCTTTGCAATGGTTTCAGCTTTACATCCACAAAGACCGGGGTTTAACTCGCGCCTTAGTAGAAAGAGCTTACGCCGCAGGTTACAAAGCTCTCTGTCTCACCGTCGATGCTCCCGTACTGGGACAGCGAGAACGAGACCGACGCAACGAGTTTGCTTTACCCCCAGGGTTACATCTAGCTAATCTTGCTGATATCTCTGGTTTGGATATTCCCTATGAGCAAGGGGAGTCTGGTTTGTTTACTTATTTTGCCCAACAACTAGACCCCTCCTTAACTTGGCGTGACTTGGAATGGTTACAATCTTTATCACCGCTACCTTTGGTACTGAAAGGCATTTTACGAGAAGATGATGCAGTGCGAGCTGTAGAGTATGGAGCTAAAGCCATTGTAGTTTCCAATCATGGTGGCAGACAACTAGATGGTGCGATCGCTTCTTTAGATGCCCTAGCTGAGATAGTCACAGCCGTAGATGGTCAGGTGGAAGTATTATTAGATGGCGGTATCCGTCGCGGTACAGATATTCTCAAAGCTTTAGCTATAGGTGCTAAAGCCGTCTTAATTGGTAGACCTGTTTTGTGGGGACTAGCACTAGCCGGACAAGCAGGTGTATCACACCTTATCTCACTACTACAAGATGAGCTAGAAGTAGCAATGTCCCTTAGTGGCGTTGCTCAGTTACAAGATATTGACTCTACTTTGGTGATAGGTGACAGGAAAAAATATAATTAA